The Nycticebus coucang isolate mNycCou1 chromosome 8, mNycCou1.pri, whole genome shotgun sequence genome has a window encoding:
- the LHFPL4 gene encoding LHFPL tetraspan subfamily member 4 protein isoform X2: MISRSPLLHSHGLSGDPQLRPPNQGPLLRRGLPAPAGAPQGPCPLFAWTARTRSAPARCRPAPHARAGARLCRAAPVHRARASARERAPGRTRARWRPRRGSRLGRGSRRWERRAAAPRPCQSRTRCPGPDPAPARQPGVRSRAGGPRPPPPPAPPPGTMLPSQEASKLYHEHYMRNSRAIGVLWAIFTICFAIINVVVFIQPYWVGDSVSTPKPGYFGLFHYCVGSGLAGRELTCRGSFTDFSTIPSSAFKAAAFFVLLSMVLILGCITCFALFFFCNTATVYKICAWMQLLAVL, from the exons ATGATATCCCGTTCACCCCTCCTCCATTCCCATGGACTTAGTGGGGACCCACAGCTCAGACCCCCAAATCAGGGACCCCTACTGCGGAGAGGGCTTCCTGCTCCGGCTGGGGCGCCCCAGGGACCGTGCCCACTCTTCGCCTGGACTGCCAGGACACGCAGCGCCCCTGCTCGGTGTCGCCCCGCCCCGCACGCTCGCGCGGGAGCGCGCCTCTGCCGGGCCGCGCCGGTGCACAGAGCGCGCGCCTCGGCGCGGGAGCGCGCCCCGGGGAGAACCCGAGCAAGATGGAGGCCGCGCAGAGGTAGCCGCCTGGGCCGAGGCAGCCGCCGCTGGGAGCGCCGAGCCGCGGCACCTAGGCCGTGCCAGTCCCGGACCCGCTGCCCTGGACCGGACCCAG CTCCCGCCCGGCAGCCCGGCGTTCGGTCCCGGGCCGGCGGCccccgcccgccgccgccgccggcccCGCCCCCGGGCACCATGCTGCCCTCGCAGGAGGCCTCCAAGCTCTACCACGAGCACTACATGCGGAACTCGCGGGCCATCGGCGTGCTGTGGGCCATCTTCACCATCTGCTTCGCCATCATCAACGTGGTGGTCTTCATTCAGCCCTACTGGGTGGGCGACAGCGTGAGCACCCCTAAGCCTGGCTACTTCGGGCTTTTCCACTACTGTGTGGGCAGCGGGCTGGCGGGCCGTGAGCTCACCTGCCGGGGCTCCTTCACCGACTTCAGCACCATCCCGTCCAGCGCCTTCAAGGCGGCTGCCTTCTTCGTGCTGCTCTCCATGGTGCTGATCCTCGGCTGCATTACCTGCTTCGCGCTTTTCTTCTTCTGCAACACCGCCACGGTCTACAAGATCTGCGCCTGGATGCAGCTTTTGGCAg tccTGTGA
- the LHFPL4 gene encoding LHFPL tetraspan subfamily member 4 protein isoform X3 — protein MISRSPLLHSHGLSGDPQLRPPNQGPLLRRGLPAPAGAPQGPCPLFAWTARTRSAPARCRPAPHARAGARLCRAAPVHRARASARERAPGRTRARWRPRRGSRLGRGSRRWERRAAAPRPCQSRTRCPGPDPAPARQPGVRSRAGGPRPPPPPAPPPGTMLPSQEASKLYHEHYMRNSRAIGVLWAIFTICFAIINVVVFIQPYWVGDSVSTPKPGYFGLFHYCVGSGLAGRELTCRGSFTDFSTIPSSAFKAAAFFVLLSMVLILGCITCFALFFFCNTATVYKICAWMQLLAG, from the exons ATGATATCCCGTTCACCCCTCCTCCATTCCCATGGACTTAGTGGGGACCCACAGCTCAGACCCCCAAATCAGGGACCCCTACTGCGGAGAGGGCTTCCTGCTCCGGCTGGGGCGCCCCAGGGACCGTGCCCACTCTTCGCCTGGACTGCCAGGACACGCAGCGCCCCTGCTCGGTGTCGCCCCGCCCCGCACGCTCGCGCGGGAGCGCGCCTCTGCCGGGCCGCGCCGGTGCACAGAGCGCGCGCCTCGGCGCGGGAGCGCGCCCCGGGGAGAACCCGAGCAAGATGGAGGCCGCGCAGAGGTAGCCGCCTGGGCCGAGGCAGCCGCCGCTGGGAGCGCCGAGCCGCGGCACCTAGGCCGTGCCAGTCCCGGACCCGCTGCCCTGGACCGGACCCAG CTCCCGCCCGGCAGCCCGGCGTTCGGTCCCGGGCCGGCGGCccccgcccgccgccgccgccggcccCGCCCCCGGGCACCATGCTGCCCTCGCAGGAGGCCTCCAAGCTCTACCACGAGCACTACATGCGGAACTCGCGGGCCATCGGCGTGCTGTGGGCCATCTTCACCATCTGCTTCGCCATCATCAACGTGGTGGTCTTCATTCAGCCCTACTGGGTGGGCGACAGCGTGAGCACCCCTAAGCCTGGCTACTTCGGGCTTTTCCACTACTGTGTGGGCAGCGGGCTGGCGGGCCGTGAGCTCACCTGCCGGGGCTCCTTCACCGACTTCAGCACCATCCCGTCCAGCGCCTTCAAGGCGGCTGCCTTCTTCGTGCTGCTCTCCATGGTGCTGATCCTCGGCTGCATTACCTGCTTCGCGCTTTTCTTCTTCTGCAACACCGCCACGGTCTACAAGATCTGCGCCTGGATGCAGCTTTTGGCAg GTTGA